GGAACTCGATCGACGCCGAGGCGTCCCGCGTCGACGTGACGCTCGTTCGAGACGAGGCCGATGCCATCAAGAAGGTGGTCATCTCCGACGACGGCCGTGGCATCGACCGCGATGAGGTTGAGGGCACGTTCGGTGAGGGGGAACTCATGGAAGCGCACCAGCGCATCCACTAAGAACGGCGTCCGCAAGCCCCACGGTCAACTCGGCGAGGGGGAGATGCGCTGGGCGGAGACCTGACGCAACGGGTATTGGTTGTGCCCGACCGCCACGGTGGAGGCCTACGTCGTCGCGTCAACGCATAGTGTTCGGCAACAAGCCAACGTGACCGGCCGAGGGGAGGGAGCCTCTGATGGCGGTTGCTCGAAGGTCGCCGATTACCCCCTCGGTGTTGGCCTGGGCCTCTGCAGAGGACGGGCGTTCTCGCGAGGACCTCGCTCGAGCGCTGAGGGTCGACCTGGCCGAGCTTGACGGCTGGGTGTCGGGAGACAGGACCCCCACGGCCGGCCAGGTCTCGGACCTCGCGTCAACGCTTCACCGATCCCGGGCCTTCTTCTTCCTCCCTGAGCCGCCCGCGCGTGGGTCGATGCCGGACGGGTTCAGGCATCCGCCGGGTGCAACACACGACGTTCAACCGCGGGTGCTACTTCAGGCTCGCCGGGCCAAGCGGGTGCAACAGGCTGTCGCGGTCACCGTGGCAGACGACGAGCGGCCGGACGTGCCGAGCGTGACGCGCGCGCACACCAGCCCGGAATCTGCGGCGAGACAGGCCCGCGCCTGGTTGGAGGTCCCTGACGGCATTCAGTTCGATGGAGAGTACGAGGCGCTCCGGGGTTGGCGTGCCCTTCTCGAGACCGCCGGCATCCTCGTGTTCGAGCTTCAGCTGGGTGAAGACGCTGTTCGCGGCTTCGCCGGTTGGGATGACCGCGCTCCGATGATCGTCATGAACCAGTCGCGGGTTCAGCCGCCGGTGAGGCTGTTTACCATCGGCCATGAGCTCGGGCACCTGATGCTGCGCGAGGCGACCGCGTGTCTGGAGCCGTCGGGTGCCCAGCTCTTCGTTGACACCCGCACCGAGAGGTGGTGCGAGGAGTTCGCGGCCGCTCTGCTCATGCCTGCAGCTGAGGTTCGGGGACTCATGCGTGCTGAGCACATCGGTCCCGGCGACGCGGGTATCGATCAGGTCAAGCTCATCGCTCACCGGTTCGGCGTCAGCAACCGAGCCGCGGCGCTCAGGCTGATCGACCTGGACTTCGCTCGCGACGGTCTTTACGGCGCAGTCCTCGGGATCTTCAAGCCAGCGGTGAGGACCTCGGGGACACCGCACAACCCGCCGACGCATCGGATGCGCGTCCGTCAGTACGGCGTCGGCGCGGTGACCAACCTGTTGCAGTCCCTTCCGGTCAGCGACGCCTTGTCCGTGCTGCGCCTTACCGTGGACGACGTACGCAAGATGGCAGACGAGGTTCCTGGTGTTCCTGCCCTCTGAGGAGGGCGAGGATGACGCTCGCACCGACAGTGCACCCGAGGCTGATTCCCGGGAAGAGCCGGACTTGGTGGTTGTCCTCGATTCCAGCGTGATCATCCAGCTGAAGTACGTGTTGCCTACCGAAGAACAGTGGGGTGTGTTCGCCGCAATGCTCGATCTCGTGCGAAGTGGTCGACTGACCTTCCCCCGACAGGTGGCCCGCGAACTCGCGAAGGAGAAGCACCCTGACGCCCCGGGCATCTGGTGTGGCGAAGCCGTCAGGCACGTGCGACACAGCAATCCGACGGACGAGACGATGTCAGAGCTGTTGGAGTGGATCGGGGACCTGGTTGAGGTCGACGCTGAGCCCGACCGCGAACCCGCTGACCCGTACATCGCAGCCACGGCGTGGGAGTTGTTAGAAGCCGGGTACGACGTCGCGGTCGCAACCGAGGACAACATCGACCGCTTGCCCTTGAAGATTGCCTTAACGACCGCGTGCGACCGCCTGGGCATCACCTCGTGGGGGCTCGACACCTTCCTGGCCTGGGTTCGCGGGCCGGAGCAGGGTGATCTGCTCCGCGAGACGTGAGGCGTATCGGATAGGTAATCCGATACGCGGCTACGACTCCAGCTTGGCGGTGAAGAGCCGAGGGTCCACGAGCTCTTTGTCTCTGAGGTTGGCGGCTTCGTGCCACCAGAGCTGCTCCCACTCGTTCGCGTTCTGGAAGCTCATTTTGTTCTGCCGGGTGCCCAGCACCTTGATCAACAGGGCTTCCATCTCCCGGATCACTGTCTCGGACTGAGCGGGGACTGGCTTGCTTCGGTGCCGGACCTCCTCCCAGCCGTGGTAGCCGGTCGCGGCCACGATGTCATCGAAGCTGAACCACGAGAAGCGGGTCCACTCGCGCTTGCGAGGCGGCTTGGTGTTGTGGGTCCGCAGCCGTGCCCCCAGACCTCCAAGTCCTCGAGCGAGTCCGGCGTAGGTCGGTCCGTAGTTGTCGTAGAGGATGTACACCCCTTTGGCGGTGCGGAAGTCGCACACCCGCAGTGCGGGGTTGATGGTGTTCCTGCGTCCGAGCATCTGCCAGGTGTCGCCCGATCCAGGATTCCAGGTCACCTCCGACCTCTCCCAAAACAACCCGAATGCTCCAACGAGGTGGCCCTTGAGGGGTGGCATGGAGGACACCATCGGGCTATGAAAGGCCCCTTGACAAGCCTCGCGAGCTGGTTTGGTTAGTGACAGTGTCGGTGGGGGCCACCAAGATTCTGGAAACGCTGTCTGAGTTGGACATGATCGAAGGAGCCTGACGTGGTCGCGGCCTGGGTAATCCGTTCCGGCAAGAGTGGCGAGCGTGACTCCTGGGCGCTCCAGGAAGGGTGGTCGGGCGGCGGTTGGTGGGAGGTTCCGGACCTCACGCCCTGCGTGACACGCGAAGACGTTGCCGCCGTGGTGGCCGAGTCCTTCCCGGGCTCCTCGGTGGGCAAGCTCAACAACTTCACCGGGCAATTGTGGGCTCTGCGTTCTCGCATCAAGGTGGGCGATCTGATCGTCATGCCGCTAAAGACCACCAAGCAGATCGCGATCGGTCGGGTGAAGAGCGGATACACGTTCCTGGCGAACGACGCGGACCGCAACAAACGGCACGTAGTTCAGGTGGACTGGCAACGCACCGATCTCCCGCGGACCGCGGTGAAGCAGGACCTTCTGTTCACCCTCGGCAGCGCCATGTCGATCTTCGCCTCCAGCAAGAACCACGCCGTCGCCCGCCTCGAGCACCTGCTTTCGACGGGAGCTGACCCCGGTCAGGTCCCCTCCATCCCCAGTCCAAGCAAGGCGAAGCCTGGCTCCGAGTTGCTCGACCACGATGAAGACGTCGACGAACCCGAGCTGAGCCCGGACATCGAGGAGGTCGCGCTCAATCAGATCACCGCTCGCATCGCCGAGGAGTTCGCGGGGCACGGTCTCTCCGCTCTCGTTGCTGAGCTCCTCACGGCAGAGGGGTTCCGGTGCACCACCGCTCCTCCCGGTCCAGATGGGGGAGTGGACATCATCGCCGGGCGAGGGCCGCTTGGCCTCGACGATCCGATGCTCCTCGTACAGGTGAAGTCCGGTGCCCAGGTCAGCGATCCCGTCGTAACCCAGCTACATGGCGTCATGACCAAGTTCGGAGCCGACCAAGGACTCCTGGTGGCATGGGGTGGGGTCACCAAGCCTGCTCGCGAGTCCATGAAAACCAATCTGCGTGTCAGGCTCTGGGAGGCCGCCGAGGTGGTCGACTCGGTGTTGCTGAACTACGAGAACCTCTCGGAGGACACCCGGGCCAAACTCCCGTTGAAACGGGTGTGGATGCTGAGCGACGCGGGTTCCTGATCGGTGAACGCGTCAGGGTCGACCATCGACCCCGTAGTCCACTGCACGGTGTCCTCCCACTTTGTTCGGCTGGTCCATGGTTGAGCCCGCCTGAGACCGAGGGACTGACGTCAGGCACGGCCCGAGGTCGGCGGACGAAATCATCCCTCCTGTCGGTGCACTGCCTTAGCCTCCTTGCATGTTCGGGGAGGTACCTGAGGGGTACGCCCTGGTGGACATGCCGTCTTGGGCGTGGGGTGGCAAACCTCAGGGGTTGTTCGCTGATGCGGGTGTCCGTTGCATCGCCACGGACGATCCGGGGAGATGGCTGGTGCAAACCAACGAGCGCTACCGCCGCCAGCGACCCGACCTAGTTCAGCACCGAGAACTCGCGGGCCCAGGAGCGCGCCGCCCTGACTTCAGCTACCTGTCCTCACGGCCCCACTTCGCGGCCCACGAGAGCAGCGCATGGGCCCTCGAGGAGTTGGCGGCGCGAGAGGAACGTGTCTCCCGCACGGGCAACCCAGTGCACGCCTTCGAGGCAATGCGCCTACGGTTGCTTCTCGCCGAGCCGGCGGCCTTGGCGGGTCAGGCCGAGCACGAGTTCACTGAACTGCTCCAGGTACCGCTGCAGGACCAGCCCGAGACCAAGGTCTTCGCGGATGCTGGTGCTCACGTCTTCGAGCGCTCGGCGAGCCTGGTGTGGCGACAGAAGCTCCCGCTCATCCTCTGCCAGATCTGGCAGGACCCGCTCCTCCAAGTAGGAGACATCGCGCATGTGGGGGCGGCGCAAGCGAGGAACGAACTGACCTTTCAGTCCGCGCACGCCTTAGCTGACGGCGTTTACCTGATGGACGCTTACATCGGACCTCTCCTGGCCGCCCTCTCGCCTTCAGTCTGGGCGTTCAACGTCCCCAGAATGTTCGGGTCGCTGATGTTCAGCCTCGGCCAACCCGTAGCAGGAGGAAGCAGCGGTGCCGAGGAGATGCTGCACCACATCGGCGTACCGGGACGCGACAGCGCCATGCCCGTCGCCCGACTCACCCCCACCGCATCAGCGACGGCATCTCGTTGGTGGGCAGATGCACTGAACTCGATGTTCGCGGTGACCTCAGACTTCTCGGTGTTCACCGACGCAGCTGGCGTCTACCTCCCGCGCCGCCACATGACGACGATCCTGACGGTTGAGCAGCTCTTCCGCCGCACGACATCGGCCCTGATCTCCGAGCGAGACACCAACGCGCGCAGGGTCCTGATGTTTACCGCGCTCGACACTGTCGAGCGGCTGACGACGGTGCAGTTGGAGAACCTCACCGACTTTGAACACGCCCGCGCGGCGCTGGAGGCGATATCCGAGAGTCTCTCGCAAGAGGCCGCGGAGGTGTTGGTGCCGGGCGCTGCTCGCGCTGTCCAAGCACTGGAGGCGGTTCAGGATGGGTTCTTCCTCAGGCGCTCCCTTGGAACGGTAGATGTCGAGTTGCAGGTCGGCACCGGCGTCCAGAGCATGACTCCTCGGCGAGCTGCCGCGTTGTACCTGAAGGCCCTGCGCGACGCGACCCACGGCCATGGTGCTCGCCGAGGAAACTCAGAGGATCGGACCGACGCGCTCCTGGCTCAGCACGATGGAGTTCTTCCCCATGATCTCGGCCTCTTGGCGTACCTCTACCTCCTCGAGATCCTTGTTCGACCTGACCGACTCCGGGAGGTCCTGCGAGCTGGGTGCCGG
This genomic window from Nocardioides anomalus contains:
- a CDS encoding ImmA/IrrE family metallo-endopeptidase — encoded protein: MADDERPDVPSVTRAHTSPESAARQARAWLEVPDGIQFDGEYEALRGWRALLETAGILVFELQLGEDAVRGFAGWDDRAPMIVMNQSRVQPPVRLFTIGHELGHLMLREATACLEPSGAQLFVDTRTERWCEEFAAALLMPAAEVRGLMRAEHIGPGDAGIDQVKLIAHRFGVSNRAAALRLIDLDFARDGLYGAVLGIFKPAVRTSGTPHNPPTHRMRVRQYGVGAVTNLLQSLPVSDALSVLRLTVDDVRKMADEVPGVPAL
- a CDS encoding PIN domain-containing protein; amino-acid sequence: MFLPSEEGEDDARTDSAPEADSREEPDLVVVLDSSVIIQLKYVLPTEEQWGVFAAMLDLVRSGRLTFPRQVARELAKEKHPDAPGIWCGEAVRHVRHSNPTDETMSELLEWIGDLVEVDAEPDREPADPYIAATAWELLEAGYDVAVATEDNIDRLPLKIALTTACDRLGITSWGLDTFLAWVRGPEQGDLLRET
- a CDS encoding GIY-YIG nuclease family protein produces the protein MTWNPGSGDTWQMLGRRNTINPALRVCDFRTAKGVYILYDNYGPTYAGLARGLGGLGARLRTHNTKPPRKREWTRFSWFSFDDIVAATGYHGWEEVRHRSKPVPAQSETVIREMEALLIKVLGTRQNKMSFQNANEWEQLWWHEAANLRDKELVDPRLFTAKLES
- a CDS encoding restriction endonuclease, whose protein sequence is MVAAWVIRSGKSGERDSWALQEGWSGGGWWEVPDLTPCVTREDVAAVVAESFPGSSVGKLNNFTGQLWALRSRIKVGDLIVMPLKTTKQIAIGRVKSGYTFLANDADRNKRHVVQVDWQRTDLPRTAVKQDLLFTLGSAMSIFASSKNHAVARLEHLLSTGADPGQVPSIPSPSKAKPGSELLDHDEDVDEPELSPDIEEVALNQITARIAEEFAGHGLSALVAELLTAEGFRCTTAPPGPDGGVDIIAGRGPLGLDDPMLLVQVKSGAQVSDPVVTQLHGVMTKFGADQGLLVAWGGVTKPARESMKTNLRVRLWEAAEVVDSVLLNYENLSEDTRAKLPLKRVWMLSDAGS